A stretch of Pseudomonas sp. LS.1a DNA encodes these proteins:
- a CDS encoding transporter substrate-binding domain-containing protein, translating to MKKYLSRLLVGVTALVAVTAAQAGAIDDAVKRGTLRVGMDPTYMPFQMTNKRGEIIGFEVDILKAMAKSMGVKFEPVSTAYDGIIPALLTDKFDMIGSGMTLTQERNLRLNFSEPFIVVGQTLLIRKELAGEIKSYKDLNNEKYRITSKLGTTGEMVSKKLIAKAKYHGYDNEQEAVMDVVNGKADAFVYDAPYNVVAVDKAGAGKLLFLEEPFTYEPLAFGLKKGDYDSINFINNFLHQIKHDGTYDRIHDKWFKNKDWLKEME from the coding sequence ATCAAGAAATACCTTTCGCGACTGCTGGTCGGTGTCACCGCCCTGGTCGCCGTGACGGCGGCCCAGGCGGGTGCCATCGATGACGCGGTCAAGCGCGGCACCCTGCGGGTGGGCATGGACCCGACCTACATGCCATTCCAGATGACCAACAAGCGTGGCGAGATCATCGGCTTCGAAGTCGATATCCTCAAAGCCATGGCCAAGTCCATGGGCGTCAAGTTCGAGCCGGTTTCCACCGCCTATGACGGCATCATCCCGGCCCTGCTGACCGACAAGTTCGACATGATCGGCAGCGGCATGACCCTGACCCAGGAACGCAACCTGCGCCTGAACTTCAGCGAACCTTTCATCGTGGTTGGCCAGACCCTGCTGATCCGCAAGGAGCTGGCGGGCGAGATCAAGTCGTACAAGGACCTGAACAACGAGAAGTACCGCATCACCTCCAAGCTCGGTACCACCGGCGAAATGGTTTCCAAGAAGCTGATCGCCAAGGCCAAGTACCACGGCTACGACAACGAGCAGGAAGCGGTGATGGACGTGGTCAATGGCAAGGCTGATGCCTTCGTCTACGACGCACCGTACAACGTGGTGGCAGTGGACAAGGCCGGTGCCGGCAAGCTGCTGTTCCTCGAAGAACCCTTCACCTACGAGCCGCTGGCCTTCGGCCTGAAGAAAGGCGACTACGACAGCATCAACTTCATCAACAACTTCCTGCACCAGATCAAGCATGACGGGACCTACGATCGTATTCACGACAAGTGGTTCAAGAACAAGGACTGGCTGAAGGAAATGGAATAA
- a CDS encoding amino acid ABC transporter permease, with protein sequence MIKHKKAQWPWHGLTALVLVGLAFSLYMATSMISYEWRWNRVPQYFAYKAEEAQRAAGYGTVQEIVISGDNARVTLKDENGAEQVLDVAKDSLQLARGDDVAEGDQIGVTRHWAAGPLVWGLWTTLWISVVSGALGLLIGLFAGLCRLSSNPTLRDLTTVYVELVRGTPLLVQIFIFYFFIGTVLNLSREFAGVAALALFTGAYVAEIVRAGVQSIAKGQNEAARSLGLNAGQSMRHVILPQAFKRVLPPLAGQFISLVKDTSLVSVIAITELTKSGREAITTSFSTFEIWFCVAGLYLLINLPLSHLASRLERRLAQSD encoded by the coding sequence GTGATCAAACACAAGAAAGCCCAGTGGCCCTGGCACGGTTTGACTGCCCTGGTCCTGGTGGGCCTGGCGTTCAGCCTGTATATGGCCACCTCGATGATTTCCTACGAGTGGCGCTGGAACCGCGTACCGCAGTACTTCGCCTACAAGGCCGAGGAAGCACAGCGCGCCGCCGGTTACGGCACCGTGCAGGAGATCGTCATCTCGGGCGACAATGCCCGTGTCACGCTGAAAGATGAGAACGGTGCCGAGCAGGTACTCGACGTGGCCAAGGACAGCCTGCAGCTGGCCCGCGGCGACGATGTGGCCGAAGGCGACCAGATTGGCGTCACCCGCCACTGGGCGGCCGGCCCGCTGGTCTGGGGGCTGTGGACCACCCTTTGGATTTCGGTGGTTTCCGGTGCCCTGGGCCTGCTGATCGGCTTGTTCGCCGGCCTCTGCCGGCTGTCCAGCAACCCCACCCTGCGTGACCTGACGACGGTGTATGTCGAACTGGTGCGCGGTACCCCGCTGCTGGTGCAGATCTTCATCTTCTACTTCTTCATCGGTACCGTGCTCAACCTGTCCCGCGAGTTTGCCGGGGTGGCCGCACTGGCGCTGTTCACCGGCGCCTACGTGGCTGAAATCGTTCGTGCCGGCGTGCAGTCCATCGCCAAGGGCCAGAACGAAGCGGCCCGCTCGCTGGGCCTGAACGCGGGCCAGTCGATGCGCCACGTGATCCTGCCGCAGGCGTTCAAACGCGTGCTGCCGCCTTTGGCCGGCCAGTTCATCAGCCTGGTCAAGGACACCTCGCTGGTCTCGGTGATCGCCATCACCGAACTGACCAAGAGCGGCCGCGAGGCCATCACCACCTCGTTCTCGACCTTCGAGATCTGGTTCTGCGTGGCAGGCCTGTACCTGCTGATCAACCTGCCGCTGTCGCACCTGGCAAGCCGGCTCGAGCGGAGGCTTGCGCAAAGTGATTGA
- the mdoH gene encoding glucans biosynthesis glucosyltransferase MdoH encodes MSNSSARPESLREYLAHLPLSDEQRAELASCTSFSELHQRLAANPAASSAEAVQASVGPRLTVGSAAELEDAEMLGVDGSGRLCLKIAPPIKRTKVVPEPWRTNVLIRMWRRMTGRTNAPQPPKRELPPARWRTVGSIRRYILLALMIGQTIVAGWYMKGILPYQGWSFVDFDEVVNQPLWDTVVQVWPYALQTSILILFGILFCWVSAGFWTALMGFLELLTGRDKYKISGSSAGNEPIAPEARTALVMPICNEDVPRVFAGLRATFESVAASGNLDRFDFFVLSDTNDTDIAVAEQQAWLDVCRETKGFGRIFYRRRRRRVKRKSGNLDDFCRRWGGEYKYMVVLDADSVMSGECLSSLVRLMEANPDAGIIQTGPKASGMDTLYARLQQFATRVYGPLFTAGLHFWQLGESHYWGHNAIIRMKPFIEHCALAPLPGKGAFAGAILSHDFVEAALMRRAGWGVWIAYDLPGSYEELPPNLLDELKRDRRWCHGNLMNFRLFLVKGMHPVHRAVFLTGVMSYLSAPLWFLFLVLSTALLATNTLMEPQYFIEPYQLYPLWPQWHPEKAVALFSTTIVLLFLPKLLSVILIWAKGATEFGGRIKVTLSMLMEMLFSMLLAPVRMIFHTRFVLAAFLGWAATWNSPQRDDDSTPWSEAVRRHGPQTLLGIAWAALVAWLNPSFLWWLAPIVGSLVLSIPVSVISSRTRLGLAAKDEKLFLIPEEYATPQELLATDRYTHENRWHALHDGFVRAVVDPRQNALACAMATARHGQAAPIEALRVERVAKAMEVGPQGLDLNTRLALLSDPVALTRLHEQVWAEHNAAWINVWRASIKNDPHSPLLPLHPENEGQPALVGA; translated from the coding sequence ATGAGTAACTCAAGCGCAAGGCCGGAATCGCTTCGCGAGTACCTGGCCCACCTACCACTGAGCGACGAGCAACGGGCGGAACTCGCCAGCTGCACGTCATTCAGTGAGCTGCACCAACGCCTGGCGGCCAACCCGGCCGCCAGCTCTGCCGAGGCCGTGCAGGCCTCGGTGGGCCCGCGCCTGACCGTAGGCAGCGCCGCCGAGCTGGAAGACGCCGAAATGCTTGGCGTCGACGGCAGCGGCCGCCTGTGCCTGAAGATCGCCCCGCCGATCAAGCGCACCAAGGTCGTGCCCGAGCCATGGCGCACCAACGTGCTGATCCGCATGTGGCGGCGCATGACCGGCCGTACCAACGCGCCGCAGCCGCCCAAGCGCGAGCTGCCGCCGGCCCGCTGGCGCACGGTCGGCTCGATCCGCCGTTACATCCTGCTGGCGCTGATGATCGGCCAGACCATCGTCGCCGGCTGGTACATGAAGGGCATCCTGCCGTATCAGGGCTGGTCGTTCGTGGACTTTGACGAAGTCGTCAACCAGCCGCTTTGGGACACCGTGGTGCAGGTATGGCCGTATGCCTTGCAGACGTCCATCCTGATCCTCTTCGGCATTCTGTTCTGCTGGGTGTCGGCGGGCTTCTGGACCGCGCTGATGGGCTTCCTCGAGCTGCTCACCGGGCGTGACAAGTACAAGATTTCCGGTAGCAGCGCAGGCAACGAGCCGATCGCGCCCGAGGCGCGTACCGCGCTGGTGATGCCGATCTGCAACGAAGACGTGCCACGCGTGTTCGCCGGCCTGCGCGCAACGTTCGAGTCGGTGGCTGCCAGCGGCAACCTTGACCGCTTCGACTTCTTCGTGCTCAGCGACACCAACGACACCGACATCGCCGTGGCCGAGCAACAGGCCTGGCTGGACGTGTGCCGCGAAACCAAAGGCTTTGGCCGCATCTTCTACCGTCGCCGTCGGCGCCGGGTGAAGCGCAAGAGCGGCAACCTCGACGACTTCTGCCGTCGTTGGGGCGGCGAGTACAAGTACATGGTCGTACTCGACGCCGACAGCGTCATGAGCGGCGAGTGCCTGAGCAGCCTGGTGCGCCTGATGGAGGCCAACCCGGACGCCGGCATCATCCAGACCGGGCCTAAAGCCTCGGGCATGGACACCCTGTATGCGCGTCTGCAGCAGTTCGCCACCCGCGTGTACGGCCCGCTGTTCACCGCCGGCCTGCACTTCTGGCAACTGGGCGAGTCGCACTACTGGGGCCACAATGCGATCATCCGCATGAAGCCGTTCATCGAGCACTGCGCCCTGGCGCCGTTGCCGGGCAAGGGCGCGTTCGCCGGTGCAATCCTCTCCCACGACTTCGTCGAAGCCGCGCTGATGCGCCGTGCCGGCTGGGGCGTGTGGATTGCCTACGACCTGCCGGGCAGCTACGAAGAACTGCCGCCGAACCTGCTCGACGAGCTCAAGCGCGACCGCCGCTGGTGCCACGGCAACCTGATGAACTTCCGCCTGTTCCTGGTCAAGGGCATGCACCCGGTGCACCGTGCAGTGTTCCTCACCGGGGTGATGTCGTACCTGTCGGCGCCACTGTGGTTCCTGTTCCTGGTGCTGTCGACCGCGCTCCTGGCGACCAACACGCTGATGGAGCCGCAGTACTTCATCGAGCCGTACCAGCTCTACCCGCTGTGGCCGCAGTGGCACCCGGAGAAGGCCGTAGCGCTGTTCTCCACCACCATCGTGTTGCTGTTCCTGCCCAAGCTGCTCAGCGTCATCCTGATCTGGGCCAAGGGCGCGACCGAGTTTGGCGGGCGCATCAAGGTCACCCTGTCGATGTTGATGGAGATGCTGTTCTCCATGCTGCTGGCACCGGTGCGCATGATCTTCCACACCCGCTTCGTGCTGGCTGCGTTCCTCGGCTGGGCCGCGACCTGGAATTCGCCGCAGCGTGACGATGACTCCACGCCGTGGAGCGAAGCGGTGCGCCGCCATGGCCCGCAGACCCTGCTGGGCATTGCCTGGGCGGCGCTGGTGGCCTGGCTGAACCCGAGCTTCCTGTGGTGGCTGGCGCCAATCGTCGGTTCGCTGGTGCTGTCGATCCCGGTTTCGGTGATCTCCAGCCGCACCCGCCTGGGCCTGGCGGCCAAGGACGAGAAGCTGTTCCTCATCCCCGAGGAATACGCCACCCCGCAAGAGCTGCTGGCCACCGACCGGTACACCCACGAAAACCGCTGGCATGCCCTGCATGACGGCTTCGTGCGGGCCGTGGTCGACCCGCGGCAGAACGCCCTGGCCTGTGCCATGGCCACTGCCCGTCATGGCCAGGCGGCACCGATCGAGGCACTGCGCGTCGAGCGTGTGGCCAAGGCGATGGAAGTCGGGCCGCAAGGCCTGGACCTCAATACCCGCCTGGCCCTGCTCAGCGACCCGGTGGCGCTGACCCGCCTGCACGAGCAGGTCTGGGCCGAGCACAATGCGGCGTGGATCAACGTGTGGCGTGCATCGATCAAGAACGACCCGCATTCGCCGCTGTTGCCGCTGCACCCGGAGAATGAAGGCCAACCGGCACTCGTCGGCGCCTGA
- a CDS encoding methyl-accepting chemotaxis protein, producing the protein MNQMSATVQEVAQNAEQASLAATNADQQAQMGDQVVAEAIGRIEQLARQMDHCLAAMQHLAGESQRISGILDVIKSVSEQTNLLALNAAIEAARAGEAGRGFAVVADEVRGLAQRTSTATEEIGQLIDSLHNGTDEVTRLLDSSKSLTEQSVELSRKAGHALSQITDTVSNIQGMNQQIATASEEQSVVAEQINRSVLNVRDVSDQTSAASEQTAASSGELEQLGQQLRGMVGRFNI; encoded by the coding sequence ATGAACCAGATGAGCGCCACCGTACAGGAAGTGGCGCAGAACGCCGAACAGGCCTCTCTGGCCGCGACAAACGCCGACCAGCAGGCGCAGATGGGCGACCAGGTAGTGGCCGAGGCCATCGGCCGTATCGAACAACTGGCCAGGCAGATGGACCATTGCCTGGCGGCCATGCAGCACCTGGCAGGCGAGAGCCAGCGTATCAGTGGCATCCTCGATGTGATCAAGTCGGTGTCCGAGCAGACCAACCTGCTGGCCCTGAACGCGGCGATCGAAGCGGCACGGGCCGGTGAAGCCGGGCGCGGTTTTGCCGTGGTGGCGGACGAAGTACGTGGGCTGGCGCAGCGCACCTCGACGGCGACCGAGGAAATTGGCCAACTGATCGACAGCCTGCACAACGGGACTGATGAAGTGACACGGTTGCTGGACAGCAGCAAGAGCCTGACTGAACAGAGCGTGGAGCTGAGCCGCAAGGCAGGGCATGCATTGAGCCAGATCACCGATACGGTGTCGAACATCCAGGGCATGAACCAGCAGATTGCCACGGCCAGCGAAGAGCAGAGCGTGGTGGCCGAGCAGATCAACCGCAGCGTGCTGAATGTGCGCGATGTGTCGGATCAGACCAGTGCGGCCAGTGAGCAGACGGCGGCGTCGAGTGGCGAACTGGAGCAGTTGGGGCAACAGTTGCGGGGGATGGTGGGGCGGTTCAACATCTAG
- the dtd gene encoding D-aminoacyl-tRNA deacylase: protein MRGLLQRVRGARVEVAGEVVGAIDQGLLVLVAVEPEDTREQADKLLHKLLNYRVFSDEQGKMNLSLKDVGGGLLLVSQFTLAADTRNGMRPSFSTAAPPALGAELFDYLLQQARARHADVASGQFGADMQVHLVNDGPVTFMLQM, encoded by the coding sequence ATGAGGGGCCTGCTGCAACGTGTGCGCGGCGCACGGGTGGAAGTAGCGGGGGAGGTGGTAGGTGCCATCGACCAAGGTTTGCTGGTGCTGGTGGCCGTCGAGCCTGAAGATACCCGTGAGCAGGCCGACAAGCTGCTGCACAAGCTGTTGAACTACCGGGTGTTCAGTGACGAGCAGGGCAAGATGAACCTGTCGCTCAAGGATGTCGGGGGTGGTTTGTTGCTGGTGTCGCAGTTCACCCTGGCGGCAGACACCCGCAACGGCATGCGCCCGAGCTTCTCGACGGCAGCGCCACCGGCCCTCGGCGCCGAGTTGTTCGACTATCTTTTGCAGCAAGCCAGGGCTCGGCACGCCGACGTGGCAAGCGGGCAATTCGGCGCAGACATGCAGGTGCACCTGGTCAATGATGGCCCCGTAACATTTATGTTACAAATGTGA
- the pip gene encoding prolyl aminopeptidase, with the protein MQTLYPQIKPYARHDLAVEAPHVLYVDESGSPEGLPVVFIHGGPGAGCDAQSRCYFDPTLYRIITFDQRGCGRSTPHASLENNTTWHLVEDLERIREHLGIDKWVLFGGSWGSTLALAYAQTHPERVHGLILRGIFLCRPQEIQWFYQEGASRLFPDYWQDYIAPIPPEERGDLVSAFHKRLTGNDQIAQMHAAKAWSTWEGRTATLRPNPLVVDRFSEPQRALSIARIECHYFMNNAFLEPDQLIRDLPKIAHLPAVIVHGRYDVICPLDNAWALHQAWPNSELKVIRDAGHAASEPGITDALVRAADQMARRLLDLPLEEA; encoded by the coding sequence ATGCAGACCCTGTACCCGCAGATCAAACCCTACGCCCGGCACGATCTGGCCGTGGAAGCGCCGCATGTGCTGTATGTCGATGAAAGCGGCTCGCCAGAAGGTCTGCCAGTGGTATTCATCCACGGCGGCCCGGGCGCCGGTTGCGACGCCCAGAGCCGCTGCTACTTCGACCCCACCCTGTACCGCATCATCACCTTCGACCAGCGCGGCTGTGGTCGCTCCACGCCGCACGCGAGCCTGGAGAACAACACCACCTGGCACCTGGTCGAGGACCTGGAGCGCATCCGCGAGCACCTGGGCATTGATAAATGGGTGCTGTTCGGCGGCTCGTGGGGTTCCACCCTGGCCCTGGCCTACGCCCAGACCCACCCCGAGCGGGTACATGGCCTGATCCTGCGCGGTATCTTCCTGTGCCGCCCCCAGGAAATCCAGTGGTTCTACCAGGAAGGCGCCAGCCGCCTGTTCCCCGACTACTGGCAGGACTACATCGCGCCGATCCCGCCGGAAGAGCGCGGTGACCTGGTATCGGCCTTCCACAAGCGCCTGACCGGCAACGACCAGATCGCCCAGATGCACGCGGCCAAGGCCTGGTCCACCTGGGAGGGCCGTACTGCCACCTTGCGCCCCAACCCGCTGGTGGTCGATCGCTTCTCCGAGCCGCAGCGCGCGCTGTCGATCGCCCGTATCGAATGCCACTACTTCATGAACAATGCTTTCCTCGAGCCGGATCAGCTGATTCGCGACCTGCCGAAAATTGCTCATCTGCCGGCGGTGATCGTGCATGGCCGCTATGATGTGATTTGTCCGCTGGACAACGCCTGGGCGCTGCACCAGGCCTGGCCGAACAGCGAACTGAAGGTTATCCGTGACGCTGGCCACGCGGCTTCCGAACCGGGCATCACCGATGCCTTGGTGCGTGCTGCCGACCAGATGGCCCGACGTTTGCTCGATCTGCCCCTGGAAGAAGCATGA
- a CDS encoding amino acid ABC transporter ATP-binding protein encodes MIEVRDLLKVFDTRGHVVRAVDNVTTQVAKGEVVVVLGPSGSGKSTFLRCLNGLEHFDEGHVAIDGLQLADPKTDINAYRREVGMVFQHFNLFPHMTVLENLCLAQKVVRKRNKADREAKARALLEKVGIAQKANEYPSRLSGGQQQRVAIARALAMDPKVMLFDEPTSALDPEMVGEVLDVMKTLAQEGMTMVCVTHEMGFAREVADRVLFFDHGKLLEDSAPAAFFAAPKDPRAQAFLRQVL; translated from the coding sequence GTGATTGAAGTCCGTGACCTGCTGAAAGTCTTCGACACCCGTGGCCACGTGGTACGGGCTGTGGACAACGTCACCACCCAGGTCGCCAAGGGCGAAGTGGTGGTGGTGCTCGGCCCGTCGGGTTCGGGCAAGTCGACCTTCCTGCGCTGCCTCAACGGCCTGGAGCATTTCGACGAAGGCCATGTGGCCATCGACGGCCTGCAACTGGCCGACCCGAAGACCGACATCAACGCCTACCGCCGTGAAGTCGGCATGGTGTTCCAGCACTTCAACCTGTTCCCGCACATGACTGTGCTGGAAAACCTGTGCCTGGCGCAGAAGGTGGTGCGCAAGCGTAACAAGGCCGACCGCGAGGCCAAGGCCAGGGCGCTGCTGGAGAAGGTTGGCATTGCGCAGAAAGCCAACGAATACCCGTCGCGCCTGTCCGGCGGCCAGCAGCAGCGGGTGGCGATCGCCCGCGCCTTGGCCATGGACCCGAAGGTGATGCTGTTCGACGAGCCGACCTCGGCGCTTGACCCGGAAATGGTCGGCGAGGTGCTGGACGTGATGAAGACCCTGGCCCAGGAAGGCATGACCATGGTCTGCGTTACCCACGAGATGGGCTTCGCCCGTGAAGTGGCTGACCGGGTGTTGTTCTTCGACCATGGCAAGCTGCTGGAGGATTCGGCCCCGGCCGCGTTCTTTGCCGCGCCGAAGGACCCGCGCGCGCAGGCGTTCCTGCGTCAGGTGCTTTAA
- a CDS encoding glucan biosynthesis protein G — translation MIVSPQKASRIPGTGLRKALMASVALIGLMSAGQLWAFNLDDVAAKAKDLAGQKYDAPKSNLPAVFRDMKFADYQKIHFLQEKAEWAKDKTPFKLSFYHQGMHFDTPVKINEVTATKVEEIKYDPSRFEFGDVPHDPETTKNLGYAGFRVLYPINKADKQDEIMTLLGASYFRVVGKGHVYGLSARGLAIDTALPSGEEFPRFTEFWVEKPKPTDKHLVIYALLDSPRSTGAYKLTLRPGNDTVVDVQSRVFLRDHVSRLGIAPLTSMYLFGPNQPSKVLNYRPALHDSEGLSIHAGNGEWLWRPLNNPKHLAVSNFSVENPRGFGLMQRQRAFSDYEDLDDNYQKRPSAWIEPKGDWGKGTVDLVEIPTADETNDNIVAFWSPEKLPEPGKPFEYAYRLHWTIDEPKFQAPELGWVKQTLRSTGDVKQSNLIRQPDGSVAFLVDFAGPALAALPEDTAVRSQISVADNAEVVENNLRYNPETKGWRLTLRLKVKEANKSTEMRAALVRDVPVEAAKPAKQDKAAAKQAKAEKTAKAEQPAADAAPTNGTPATTEKVLTETWSYQLPADE, via the coding sequence GTGATTGTTAGTCCCCAAAAAGCATCAAGAATCCCCGGAACCGGGCTACGCAAGGCCCTGATGGCCAGTGTGGCACTGATCGGCCTGATGAGCGCGGGCCAGCTGTGGGCATTCAATCTTGACGATGTTGCAGCCAAGGCAAAGGATCTGGCCGGCCAGAAGTACGACGCACCGAAAAGCAACCTGCCAGCCGTATTCCGCGACATGAAGTTTGCGGACTACCAGAAGATTCATTTCCTGCAGGAAAAGGCCGAGTGGGCCAAGGACAAGACTCCGTTCAAACTGTCGTTCTATCACCAGGGCATGCACTTCGATACCCCGGTGAAGATCAACGAGGTCACCGCCACCAAGGTCGAGGAAATCAAGTACGACCCGAGCCGTTTCGAATTCGGTGACGTGCCCCACGACCCGGAAACCACCAAGAACCTGGGTTACGCCGGTTTCCGCGTGCTGTACCCGATCAACAAGGCCGACAAGCAGGACGAGATCATGACCCTGCTTGGCGCCAGCTATTTCCGCGTGGTCGGCAAGGGTCATGTATATGGCCTGTCGGCCCGTGGCCTGGCCATCGACACCGCACTGCCGTCGGGCGAGGAGTTCCCGCGCTTCACCGAGTTCTGGGTCGAGAAGCCCAAGCCGACCGACAAGCATCTGGTGATCTACGCCCTGCTGGACTCGCCGCGTTCCACCGGCGCCTACAAGCTGACCCTGCGCCCGGGCAACGACACCGTGGTCGACGTGCAGTCCCGCGTGTTCCTGCGTGACCATGTCAGCCGCCTGGGCATCGCCCCGCTGACCAGCATGTACCTGTTCGGCCCCAACCAGCCGTCCAAGGTCCTCAACTACCGCCCGGCCCTGCACGACTCCGAAGGCCTGTCGATCCATGCCGGCAACGGCGAGTGGCTGTGGCGCCCGCTGAACAACCCGAAACACCTGGCCGTGAGCAACTTCAGCGTCGAGAACCCGCGTGGGTTCGGCCTGATGCAGCGCCAGCGCGCCTTCAGCGACTACGAAGACCTCGACGACAACTACCAGAAGCGCCCGAGCGCCTGGATCGAGCCGAAGGGTGACTGGGGCAAGGGTACCGTCGACCTGGTCGAAATCCCGACTGCCGACGAGACCAACGACAACATCGTGGCCTTCTGGAGCCCGGAAAAGCTGCCTGAGCCAGGCAAGCCATTCGAGTACGCCTACCGTCTGCACTGGACTATCGACGAGCCGAAGTTCCAGGCCCCCGAGCTGGGCTGGGTCAAGCAGACCCTGCGTTCCACCGGCGACGTCAAGCAGTCCAACCTGATCCGCCAGCCAGACGGCAGCGTGGCCTTCCTGGTCGACTTCGCCGGCCCGGCACTGGCCGCCCTGCCGGAAGACACCGCCGTGCGCAGCCAGATCAGCGTGGCCGACAACGCCGAGGTGGTCGAGAACAACCTGCGCTATAACCCTGAGACCAAGGGCTGGCGCCTGACCCTGCGTTTGAAGGTCAAGGAAGCCAACAAGTCGACCGAAATGCGTGCCGCGCTGGTGCGTGACGTGCCGGTCGAAGCCGCCAAACCTGCCAAGCAGGACAAGGCTGCAGCCAAGCAAGCCAAGGCCGAGAAAACCGCCAAGGCCGAACAACCTGCCGCCGATGCGGCGCCCACCAACGGGACCCCGGCCACCACCGAGAAGGTGCTGACCGAGACCTGGAGCTATCAGTTGCCTGCCGATGAGTAA